The Podospora pseudocomata strain CBS 415.72m chromosome 1 map unlocalized CBS415.72m_1, whole genome shotgun sequence genome has a segment encoding these proteins:
- the PMT1 gene encoding Dolichyl-phosphate-mannose--protein mannosyltransferase 1 (COG:O; CAZy:GT39; EggNog:ENOG503NUGH), with protein MARSAAAKAASGRVSPPLPPNPAPTQPIPGTVSTSSKNKNKGASKRPNDYTSEGVADNDVFLLPGSDYQLLLGITFLAAAVRLFRIYQPTSVVFDEVHFGGFASKYIKGKFFMDVHPPLAKLMITLFGYLAGFDGNFDFKEIGKDYLEPGVPYVAMRLFPAICGVLLAPTMFLTLKAAGCRTFIAAMGACLIIFENGLLTQARLILLDSPLMIATAFTALAFTSFTNQQELGPSRAFSPSWWFWLVMTGLGLGMTVSIKWVGLFTIAWVGGLTLVQLWVLWGDHKNVTISTFSKHFLARAFCLIAIPVAFYMAMFGIHFLCLVNPGEGDGFMSSEFQSTLNSKGMQDVPADVLMGSKVSIRHVNTQGGYLHSHPLMYPTGSKQQQITLYPHKDDNNLWFLENQTQPLGADGLPINGTNAWNNLEETPYIKNGAIIRVYHVPTHRRLHSHDVRPPVTEAEWQNEVSAYGYEGFDGDANDFFRVEIVKKKSKAGVAQERLRTIDTKFRLVHVMTGCVLFSHKVKLPAWASEQQEVTCARGGTLPNSLWYIESNEHAKLGPDAEKVNYANPGFLGKFWELQKVMWKTNAGLVESHAWDSRPDSWPILRRGINFWGRNHRQIYLIGNPIVWWSATAAVVIYILFKGIAVLRWQRSFNDYADPVFKRFDYEIGTSVLGWALHYFPFYLMQRQLFLHHYFPALYFSVIAFCQIFDFVVARISALGLKKNPLIGKAGALLFLLISVAAFTLLSPLAYGNAWTKAECKRVKLFNTWDWDCNTFLDSYEAYDQLANSPAAASPTSTSKPSVNVQAPAPAENPVAAGEQAKAPAVEQPKEKVSGAPAAGEQRVVHTEERVEYRDQDGNLLDMEQVKALEGKVEFKTRYETRTRIIDAAGNEVFVGAQEGAPVPVAPPHPDVEGVDRETPKNSVPDESIPAAEKSVEGEKEAEGKVPKPASESKEKTAKEEL; from the exons ATGGCTCGATCGGCAGCCGCAAAAGCGGCATCCGGCCGGGTATCCCCTCCCCTGCCACCGAACCCAGCACCtacccaacccatcccagGCACCGTCTCGACAAGCtcgaagaacaagaacaagggaGCTTCGAAGCGCCCCAACGACTACACGTCCGAGGGCGTGGCCGATAACGATGTTTTCCTGCTCCCAGGCTCCGATTACCAGCTCTTGCTTGGTATCACCTTCCTGGCCGCTGCGGTGCGCCTGTTCCGCATCTATCAGCCCACCAGCGTCGTCTTCGATGAGGTCCA CTTCGGCGGCTTCGCTTCCAAGTATATCAAGGGCAAGTTCTTCATGGACGTCCACCCTCCTCTGGCAAAATTGATGATCACCCTCTTCGGTTACCTCGCTGGCTTTGATGGAAACTTCGACTTCAAGGAGATTGGCAAGGACTACCTTGAGCCTGGCGTTCCTTATGTCGCCATGCGCTTGTTCCCTGCTATCTGCGGTGTTCTTCTGGCTCCTACCATGTTCCTCACGCTCAAGGCTGCCGGTTGCCGCACCTTCATCGCCGCCATGGGTGCTTGCTTGATCATTTTTG AGAACGGTCTACTTACCCAGGCACGCCTTATCTTGCTTGACTCCCCCCTGATGATCGCTACGGCTTTCACCGCGCTTGCTttcacctccttcaccaaccagcAGGAGCTCGGCCCCTCTAGAGCTTTCTCCCCAAGTTGGTGGTTCTGGCTTGTCATGACCGGTCTTGGTCTCGGCATGACTGTCAGCATCAAGTGGGTGGGCCTGTTCACGATTGCCTGGGTTGGCGGCTTGACCTTGGTCCAGCTCTGGGTTCTGTGGGGTGATCACAAAAACGTCACTATTAGCACCTTCTCCAAGCACTTCTTGGCCCGTGCTTTCTGCTTGATTGCCATTCCCGTGGCTTTTTACATGGCCATGTTCGGTATCCACTTCCTCTGCCTGGTTAACCCtggcgagggtgatggcttcATGAGCTCCGAGTTCCAGTCTACCCTCAACTCCAAGGGCATGCAGGATGTCCCTGCCGATGTTCTTATGGGCAGCAAGGTCTCCATCAGGCACGTCAACACCCAGGGCGGCTATCTTCACTCGCACCCGCTCATGTATCCCACCGgatccaagcagcagcagatcaCTCTCTACCCTCACAAGGACGACAACAACCTTTGGTTCCTCGAGAACCAGACCCAGCCTCTTGGCGCTGATGGTCTGCCTATCAACGGTACCAACGCGTGGAACAACCTTGAGGAGACTCCTTACATCAAGAACGGTGCCATCATTCGTGTCTACCATGTTCCCACTCACCGCCGCCTTCACTCTCACGATGTTCGCCCCCCCGTTACCGAAGCTGAGTGGCAGAACGAGGTGTCTGCTTATGGTTATGAGGGATTCGATGGAGACGCCAATGACTTTTTCCGTGTCGAAattgtcaagaagaagtcCAAAGCCGGTGTTGCCCAGGAGCGCCTTCGCACCATTGACACCAAGTTCAGACTTGTCCACGTCATGACCGGCTGCGTCCTGTTCTCGCACAAGGTCAAGCTCCCCGCGTGGGCCTCTGAACAGCAAGAGGTTACCTGCGCTCGTGGTGGCACTCTTCCTAACAGTCTCTGGTACATTGAGTCCAACGAGCACGCCAAGCTTGGTCCCGACGCCGAGAAGGTCAACTATGCCAATCCTGGCTTCTTGGGCAAGTTCTGGGAGCTCCAGAAGGTTATGTGGAAGACCAACGCTGGACTTGTCGAATCCCACGCGTGGGACTCCCGCCCAGACTCCTGGCCCATCCTCCGCCGTGGTATCAACTTCTGGGGCAGAAACCACCGCCAGATCTACCTCATCGGCAACCCCATTGTTTGGTGGAGCGCCACAGCTGCCGTCGTTATCTACATCTTGTTCAAGGGAATCGCTGTTCTCCGCTGGCAGCGTAGCTTCAATGATTACGCTGACCCGGTTTTCAAGCGCTTTGATTACGAGATTGGCACGTCTGTGCTCGGCTGGGCTCTTCATTACTTCCCGTTCTATCTGATGCAGCGCCAGCTGTTCCTCCACCACTACTTCCCCGCTCTCTACTTCTCCGTCATTGCTTTCTGCCAGATCTTCGACTTTGTTGTTGCGCGGATTTCGGCTCTTGGCTTGAAGAAGAACCCTCTTATCGGCAAGGCCGGTGctctccttttcctgctTATCTCGGTCGCCGCCTTCACCTTgctttctcctcttgcttACGGCAACGCCTGGACCAAGGCCGAGTGCAAGCGTGTCAAGCTTTTCAACACCTGGGACTGGGATTGCAATACCTTCCTAGATAGC TATGAGGCCTATGACCAGCTCGCCAACTCACCTGCAGCGGCTTCGCCCACTTCGACAAGCAAGCCGTCGGTGAACGTCCAGGCCCCAGCCCCTGCTGAGAACCCGGTGGCTGCTGGCGAACAGGCCAAGGCCCCCGCCGTGGAGCAGCCAAAGGAGAAGGTTTCGGGAGCCCCGGCGGCTGGTGAACAGCGTGTTGTCCACACCGAGGAGCGTGTTGAGTACAGAGACCAGGATGGTAACTTGCTGGACATGGAGCAAGTCAAGGCCCTGGAGGGCAAGGTCGAGTTCAAGACCCGCTACGAGACTCGCACTCGCATCATTGATGCTGCCGGCAACGAAGTTTTCGTCGGCGCTCAGGAGGGCGCGCCGGTTCCTGTGGCGCCTCCACACCCGGATGTTGAGG GTGTCGACCGTGAGACTCCCAAAAACTCGGTTCCTGACGAATCCATCCCGGCTGCTGAGAAGAGcgtcgagggcgagaaggaggccgagggtaAGGTCCCCAAACCCGCTAGCGAGAGCAAGGAGAAGAccgccaaggaggagttgtAA
- a CDS encoding uncharacterized protein (EggNog:ENOG503PW8I), giving the protein MTVAAMGQRPPHVPELGFFTLGEDLVNNPEAIVIPAVDIAKPVEIVARHTEISSNGARGRSGPTKTEVSAAQEVKSTNSQATKAETKPVKTTGSKSKDATEEDKKNAGATVDSQSQEDSVDYGDQWTWSERDQDYIRIDENGKTLHYTSFQKPPDPDATSPPSPTKPGSPAGSRQNSTGPEAATKHKWEQPLDLRFQVVTKPKRFFAVGRIFKVPWFEPLGSTDPSPNDPFPSATPPNLEYSTKCPDFHGEKPLAKYRWFVVVRRRLHHSLCFSITTYAGANKSATNKTCRGRDVDFVVLHNSNVVPAKPYEEENITRKPIGVIIEDQETYISPVARLDCGRMYTVEDHLRVMKVGRVHPGSLAALEEYFKDSVS; this is encoded by the exons ATGACTGTCGCAGCGATGGGGCAGAGACCACCACATGTTCCTGAGCTCGGCTTTTTTACGTTGGGTGAGGATCTAG TGAATAACCCGGAGGCAATTGTTATACCTGCGGTGGATATTGCGAAGCCTGTTGAAATTGTTGCAAGGCACACGGAGATCAGCTCCAACGGAGCCAGGGGTAGAAGCGGTCCTACCAAAACCGAAGTCTCGGCTGCTCAGGAAGTCAAGAGTACGAACAGTCAAGCGACCAAGGCTGAGACAAAGCCTGTGAAAACAACTGGTTCAAAGTCGAAGGATGCAACCGAGGAAGACAAAAAGAACGCCGGGGCCACGGTAGACTCTCAGAGTCAAGAAGATAGTGTGGACTACGGCGATCAGTGGACATGGAGCGAAAGGGACCAAGATTACATCCGTATCGATGAAA ACGGCAAAACACTCCATTACACCAGCTTCCAGAAACCCCCCGACCCAGATgctacatcaccacccagtCCAACAAAACCCGGATCACCAGCTGGAAGTAGACAGAACTCGACCGGACCCGAAGCCGCAACCAAACACAAATGGGAGCAGCCCTTAGACCTTC GCTTCCAAGTAGTCACCAAACCCAAACGCTTCTTCGCCGTAGGCCGCATCTTCAAAGTCCCCTGGTTCGAACCTCTCGGCTCCACGGACCCTTCCCCCAATGACCCGTTCCCTTCAGCCACCCCCCCGAACCTCGAGTACTCTACGAAATGCCCCGACTTCCACGGTGAGAAACCGCTGGCCAAATACCGCTGgttcgtcgtcgtccggcgccgcctccaccactcACTCTGtttctccatcaccacatacGCAGGAGCCAACAAGTcagccaccaacaagacatGCAGAGGTCGGGATGTCGATTTTGTGGTCTTGCACAACAGCAATGTCGTACCTGCGAAGCCGTACGAAGAGGAGAACATCACCCGGAAGCCCATCGGGGTGATAATCGAGGATCAGGAGACGTATATCAGCCCGGTTGCGAGATTGGATTGCGGGAGGATGTACACTGTCGAGGACCACCTCAGGGTGAtgaaggtggggagggtgcacCCGGGCAGCTTggcggcgttggaggagTATTTCAAGGATAGTGTTTCCTAG
- a CDS encoding uncharacterized protein (EggNog:ENOG503P7C9) encodes MLVPSASLASPTPSVTPTPTFDVFGAALLRPRQTDFYGGCYNYGSNVYSCTTHLSECYSDFDFVTAGGGPENGLAYNSAVDAAVQSCVCTHGQAYWNCWYTRIATGTCSSLYDGWNDLYASALGSTCSNIIGGPQGQQQPNIPTVNVVTVSTRINTPAYDGQPKFQGTGALLKDECGQASFTLVDAGNTAYYAGFLGCIKDRPDCCPWPVETATAAVVSAVAGSNAAELEKLGFDYPIPVDAKQARLQTCAEDYYSVDGGCCPNGFVPFTSAVGGQTPCWSSIKAGTTRPPTLTVERGKETKTDRETSAVVNIVWSMRYPVVEQSSGGLSVAAKAGIGAGAGVAAILIGGLAFCLWRQRKKNKQLEARQPADPNSAAAAAAQTVPQQQMAQTQPQPGQPQQFPNGQFQPMPGQQQQQPPQGQYPPPAQFQNGHPSPNQYIAAGAIPPGTDPSRHSVNTSISSPSALMPQNTGASNTTNGHASELSSLSGGQNPFNTHPQSTPSPGVGAGPGGYPAPIAEADEGQHHGQNQFYGGGYQQNQGQYYNQQPQGGFPQQQQQQQYGAPYVQQGGQQWQGQPQGQNPWQGQQYHNAAEMSAQREADPPQEVMGSYPQSNQQQQGPPPPHHHHQQQQQ; translated from the exons ATGCTGGTCCCTTCAGCATCACTGGCGTCGCCGACGCCGTCAGTGACTCCGACGCCGACCTTTGATGTCTTTGGCGCTGCTTTGCTTCGACCACGCCAAACCGACTTCTATGGGGGTTGCTAT AATTACGGATCAAACGTTTACTCCTGCACGACCCATCTGTCAGAATGCTACAGTGACTTCGACTTCGTGACAGCCGGAGGAGGGCCGGAGAATGGACTTGCCTACAACAGTGCCGTCGACGCCGCTGTTCAGTCATGTGTCTGCACCCATGGACAAGCCTACTGGAACTGCTGGTATACTAGAATCGCGACTGGAACCTGCTCCAGTTTGTATGACGGCTGGAATGATCTATACGCCTCAGCCCTCGGATCAACATGCAGCAACATCATTGGCGGCCCCCAgggccagcaacaacctaACATACC AACCGTCAACGTCGTTACTGTCAGCACTCGTATCAACACTCCCGCCTATGACGGACAGCCCAAATTCCAAGGCACAGGTGCTCTCCTCAAGGACGAATGTGGTCAAGCCAGCTTCACTCTCGTAGACGCTGGGAATACCGCATATTACGCTGGCTTCCTCGGCTGCATCAAAGACCGTCCTGATTGCTGTCCTTGGCCCGTCGAGACCGCCACCGCAGCAGTTGTCTCGGCGGTGGCTGGATCCAACGCGGCagagctggagaagcttgGCTTCGACTACCCCATTCCTGTCGACGCAAAGCAAGCCAGACTCCAAACATGCGCTGAGGATTACTATTCTGTGGATggcggctgctgccccaACGGCTTCGTACCATTCACCTCAGCGGTGGGTGGCCAAACGCCCTGCTGGTCTTCTATCAAAGCTGGAACTACCCGACCCCCTACCCTCACGGTGGAAAGGGGCAAGGAAACCAAGACCGACCGGGAGACCTCGGCGGTCGTCAACATTGTCTGGTCTATGCGTTATCCGGTTGTGGAACAAAGCTCTGGCGGCCTCTCGGTAGCAGCCAAAGCTGGCATCGGTGCCGGTGCAGGCGTAgctgccatcctcatcggtGGTCTCGCCTTTTGCCTCTGGCGTCAACGCAAAAAGAACAAGCAGCTCGAGGCCCGGCAGCCCGCCGACCCCAATTccgcagcagcggcagcagctcaAACAgtcccccagcagcaaatggcacaaacccaaccccaacccggGCAACCTCAACAGTTCCCTAACGGCCAATTCCAGCCCATGCCAggtcagcaacaacaacaaccaccacaaggcCAATACCCCCCGCCGGCCCAGTTCCAAAACGGCCACCCCTCTCCCAACCAATACATCGCCGCTGGTGCCATACCCCCGGGAACAGACCCCTCCCGCCACAGCGTCAacacatccatctcctccccctccgctcTCATGCCGCAAAACACCGGAGCTTCCAACACAACCAACGGCCACGCATCCGAGTTGTCATCTCTGAGCGGTGGACAAAACCCATTCAACACCCACCCTCAGAGCACCCCTTCCCCGGGAGTGGGTGCTGGACCAGGCGGGTACCCGGCGCCTATTGCCGAGGCAGATGAGGGACAGCATCATGGTCAGAATCAGTTTTACGGTGGTGGTTATCAGCAGAATCAAGGGCAGTATTACAACCAGCAACCACAGGGAGGGttcccgcagcagcagcagcagcagcaatatGGTGCCCCGTACGTGCAGCAAGGGGGCCAGCAATGGCAGGGCCAGCCGCAGGGACAGAATCCGTGGCAGGGCCAGCAGTATCATAACGCGGCGGAGATGAGTGCGCAGAGGGAGGCCGATCCCCCTCAGGAGGTTATGGGGAGTTACCCGCAGAGTaatcagcagcaacagggcccgccacccccccaccaccaccaccagcagcagcagcagtga
- a CDS encoding uncharacterized protein (CAZy:GH43; COG:G; EggNog:ENOG503NXVZ) has translation MAPLITNIYTADPSAHVFEGKIYIYPSHDRETDIQFNDNGDQYDMADYHVFSTESLDPAAPVVDHGVVLKTEDIPWVSKQLWAPDAATKNGKYYLYFPARDKEGIFRIGVAVGDRPEGPFTPDPEPIKGSYSIDPATFVDDDGEAYLYFGGLWGGQLQCYQKGHDVFDASWQGPKEPTGEGVPSLGARVGKLTEDMRQFAEEVRDVVILAPETGEPILADDHDRRFFEAAWMHKYNGKYYFSYSTGDTHYLAYGVGDSPYGPFTYGGRILEPVLGWTTHHSIVEFKGRWWLFHHDCELSKGVDHLRSVKVKEIFYDKDGKIVTEKPE, from the coding sequence ATGGCCCCCCTCATCACGAACATCTACACGGCCGACCCTTCAGCCCACGTCTTCGAAGGCAAAATCTACATCTACCCCTCCCACGATCGGGAAACCGATATCCAGTTCAACGACAATGGCGACCAATACGACATGGCCGACTACCACGTCTTCTCCACCGAGTCCCTCGACCCCGCCGCCCCTGTAGTCGACCACGGCGTCGTCCTCAAGACAGAAGACATCCCCTGGGTGTCCAAGCAGCTCTGGGCGCCTGACGCGGCCACCAAGAACGGGAAATACTACCTCTACTTCCCCGCCCGCGACAAGGAGGGCATCTTCCGCATCGGTGTCGCGGTCGGTGACCGCCCCGAGGGCCCCTTCACCCCCGACCCGGAGCCCATCAAGGGGTCCTACTCCATCGACCCTGCCACCTTTGTTGACGATGACGGGGAGGCGTATCTCTACTTTGGCGGCCTCTGGGGCGGGCAGCTGCAGTGCTACCAGAAGGGGCACGACGTCTTCGACGCCAGCTGGCAGGGGCCCAAGGAGCCGACGGGCGAGGGCGTCCCCTCCCTCGGTGCCCGCGTTGGCAAGCTGACAGAGGACATGCGCCAGTTCGCCGAGGAGGTCAGGGATGTGGTCATCCTCGCCCCCGAGACCGGCGAGCCCATCCTCGCCGACGACCACGACAGACGCTTCTTTGAGGCGGCGTGGATGCACAAGTACAACGGGAAGTACTACTTCTCTTACTCCACCGGCGACACCCACTACCTCGCCTATGGTGTCGGCGACAGCCCGTACGGTCCCTTCACCTATGGCGGGAGGATTTTGGAGCCAGTGCTGGGCTGGACCACCCATCACTCTATTGTCGAGTTCaaggggcggtggtggctgttCCACCACGACTGCGAGCTCAGCAAGGGTGTTGACCACTTGCGGtctgtcaaggtcaaggagatcTTCTATGACAAGGATGGCAAGATTGTTACCGAGAAACCCGAGTAA
- a CDS encoding uncharacterized protein (COG:I; COG:O; COG:T; EggNog:ENOG503NYN1), with product MIIGNYGDTDDVDMDVDPEDVGPARLAVIPDEDIGTQIRDISASNPGKTLLPTPVAKVVSFATRSTGLALRMSTVIGGYGFDAAKLTTLSSLELGRSILGGIISRAGKDVISRSGTDLGRADAETTLERSLENLHRTMTQIVFWTTTSFHMTGTTLAMISETSQLLLSTLDQFFGSTDSSRAMASIITLIRREFQNPATGRQGEKVGVIDLMLGLCGMAYLQRWCRRLLEEESRTLRVEEVVWDVVVLSDGVRVDVHEGSLYGVHNGSYAAEEASSKETVIAINSNGELNDDDRSRLPVAQLEQQIMRSLPDNARVSITRQIRTTEIITVEVTGGDEDIRVDTPPGVELIEEPRAVRHSLSQTQLRGRPENSISDSRFVFRHSRSHERRSWFQKEHGDVSQVPGFVERMDTESPGTSDVETDEEDPPPPPSVPPKSSREQLRPPIRRPNFQGSGSPISPSSISKPSRIPSASRHGVENAANQKRPRIPPTDSSSNNDRPSSSSGRQSFNRLLPSYKQQKEDSGPSIGSSAKKGGFRSAFTKPGRLFNREDSGSESSAGKTKETAKPVKPARPPSHLAVPSKQSSLIPKQPVIVPPQKTTTTKTSRPGTADSRRSVPRSESRASYISVHSRRDSSISQTETFSITTADDYRPVSPYQENSSTNPVVRKARSDRELGGPLGGPLGGSGTNHRRVKSHMYAPSIYTLRANESQSSLVPYQNYQSRSAYSDTEALGTLRKAGKLDTIFPNDHFLTNITRYMRFASASYGSNFLRVLGIAKEMPILRALDDTHHELRCFAHHTESDANSILLSSFVDPQGGSDGTGSTNTGVPLVHYISLDHKAKAVVLACRGTLGFEDVLADMTCDYDDLVWRGKAYKVHKGVHASAKRLLYGGDGRVLNTLKQALEEFSDYGLVLTGHSLGGAVTALLGVMLSEPHPSSSTFITSPNPHTRLLGDGTTTTAFRHQEICLPAGRPVHVFAYGPPSTMSASLSKATRGLITSIVNGNDLVPYLSLGVLHDFQAVSLAFKTDNNEAKVEVRQRIWDALQSGIADKWYGSSGSGGESCKREDDDQWAYAALKVLRASMMSQKLLPPGEVFVVESTRVLRRDAFLVPEIGGEDLGRPAHRVVLNPGKYEDALNKLRSGVMEH from the exons ATGATTATTGGAAACTATGGAGACACAGACGATGTCGATATGGACGTGGATCCGGAGGACGTAGGTCCTGCCCGACTTGCCGTGATTCCTGACGAGGACATCGGAACCCAGATTCGCGATATCTCAGCCTCGAATCCCGGGAAGACCCTTCTGCCAACCCCGGTGGCCAAAGTCGTCAGTTTCGCGACCCGGTCCACAGGTCTAGCTCTACGTATGAGCACGGTAATAGGCGGATATGGCTTCGATGCCGCAAAGCTCACCACCTTGTCGAGTCTGGAACTTGGTCGCAGTATTCTCGGAGGCATCATCAGCAGAGCTGGAAAAGATGTCATCTCGCGTTCTGGCACAGATCTTGGAAGAGCAGATGCTGAAACTACACTTGAACGGAGCCTTGAAAACTTGCACAGGACCATGACCCAGATCGTCTTTTGGACTACAACCAGTTTTCACATGACGGGTACAACGCTCGCCATGATCTCTGAGActtcccagctcctcctgtCGACCCTGGATCAGTTTTTCGGCTCAACAGATTCATCGCGGGCCATGGCAAGCATCATCACTTTGATCCGTCGCGAGTTTCAGAACCCCGCAACGGGCAGACAGGGAGAAAAGGTCGGCGTGATTGACTTGATGCTGGGCCTGTGTGGGATGGCATATCTGCAGAGATGGTGTCGGCGCCTGCTCGAAGAGGAGAGTCGTACCTTGAGGGTCGAGGAGGTAGTGTGGGACGTGGTAGTGCTGAGTGATGGTGTTCGGGTTGATGTGCATGAGGGGAGTCTGTATGGAGTACATAACGGATCGTacgccgccgaggaggcctCGTCGAAGGAAACAGTGAtcgccatcaacagcaacggcgAACTCAACGACGATGACCGAAGTCGCCTTCCCGTGGCCCAACTAGAGCAACAAATCATGAGGTCTCTTCCCGATAACGCTAGAGTGTCTATCACCCGGCAGATTCGCACGACCGAGATTATCACAGTGGAGGTTACcggcggtgatgaggatatcAGGGTTGACACACCTCCTGGCGTGGAACTGATTGAGGAGCCCCGGGCCGTTCGCCACAGCTTGTCCCAGACTCAACTGCGTGGCCGCCCGGAGAACAGCATCTCTGATTCTCGGTTTGTGTTCCGGCATTCACGAAGTCACGAGAGGCGAAGCTGGTTTCAAAAGGAGCACGGAGATGTCAGCCAGGTTCCCGGGTTTGTGGAACGGATGGACACGGAGTCTCCCGGAACGTCAGACGTGGAAACGGACGAAGAAgacccgccaccaccaccatcggtCCCTCCTAAGTCATCGAGAGAACAATTACGACCACCTATCCGACGCCCCAACTTCCAAGGCTCTGGTTCGCCGATATCGCCGTCTTCCATCAGCAAACCATCCCGTATACCTTCTGCATCGAGACACGGGGTGGAGAACGCAGCAAATCAGAAGCGACCAAGGATACCCCCAACCGATTCCTCATCAAACAATGACAGGCCGAGCTCCTCTTCCGGGAGACAGTCATTCAACCGATTGCTGCCTTCCTACAAGCAGCAGAAGGAAGATTCGGGTCCTAGTATAGGCTCCTCAGCCAAGAAAGGGGGTTTCAGAAGCGCGTTTACCAAGCCAGGACGGCTCTTTAATAGAGAGGATTCCGGCTCAGAGAGCAGCGCCGGGAAGACGAAGGAAACCGCGAAGCCCGTCAAGCCCGCCAGGCCACCATCACATCTAGCAGTTCCTAGCAAACAGTCCTCCCTGATTCCAAAACAGCCTGTAATTGTGCCGCCACAgaagacgacaacgacaaaaaCATCGCGGCCAGGGACTGCTGATTCACGCCGAAGTGTTCCGAGGAGCGAGTCGCGGGCTAGCTATATTTCAGTGCACAGCCGTCGGGACTCTTCCATCTCCCAAACCGAAACATTCTCTATTACAACCGCGGATGACTATCGGCCGGTCTCACCTTATCAGGAGAACTCGTCAACCAATCCTGTTGTTAGGAAGGCGAGGTCGGACAGAGAGCTTGGCGGTCCGCTTGGTGGTCCGCTTGGTGGTTCGGGGACTAACCATCGTCGGGTCAAATCTCACATGTATGCGCCCAGCATCTACACTCTCAGGGCCAATGAATCGCAAAGTTCGCTTGTTCCATACCAAAACTACCAGTCCAGGAGTGCCTACAGCGATACCGAGGCGTTGGGCACCCTGCGAAAAGCTGGGAAACTGGACACCATCTTTCCCAACGACCATTTTCTGACCAACATCACTCGATACATGAGATTCGCTTCTGCTTCTTACGGGTCAAACTTCCTCAGAGTCCTGGGCATTGCCAAAGAGATGCCCATCTTGCGCGCCCTCGATGACACCCACCACGAACTCCGCTGCTTTGCTCACCACACCGAATCCGATGCCAACAGCATtctgctctcctcctttgtCGACCCCCAAGGTGGCTCTGACGGCACGGGCTCCACCAACACTGGCGTACCCCTCGTTCATTACATCTCTCTTGACCACAAGGCCAAAGCCGTTGTGCTTGCCTGCCGTGGGACACTTGGCTTCGAAGATGTCTTGGCAGACATGACGTGTGACTATGATGACCTTGTCTGGCGTGGCAAGGCTTACAAAGTCCACAAGGGTGTCCACGCTTCGGCCAAGCGGCTGCTCTATGGCGGCGACGGCAGGGTCCTCAACACGCTCAAGCAAGCCCTGGAAGAATTCTCCGATTACGGTCTCGTCCTCACCGGTCACTCCCTTGGCGGTGCTGTTACCGCTCTCTTGGGAGTTATGCTCTCGGAGCCACACCCAAGCAGTTccaccttcatcacctcacccaaTCCTCATACTCGACTCCTCGGCGACGGCACCACAACTACTGCTTTCCGGCATCAAGAGATATGCCTCCCTGCTGGCCGCCCGGTTCACGTTTTCGCCTATGGCCCGCCTTCGACGATGTCGGCTTCTCTGAGCAAAGCTACTCGCGGTCTGATCACCAGCATTGTCAACGGCAACGACCTCGTGCCCTATCTTTCACTGGGAGTCCTCCACGACTTTCAGGCAGTGTCGCTGGCCTTCAAGACAGACAACAATGAGGCCAAGGTGGAAGTCAGACAGCGAATCTGGGACGCGTTGCAGTCAGGGATAGCAGACAAGTGGTATGGCTCTAGCGGGAGCGGTGGCGAGTCTTgcaagagggaggatgatgatcagTGGGCTTATGCTGCGCTCAAGGTTCTCAGAGCGAGCATGATGAGCCAGAAGTTGCTGCCGCCTGGAGAGGTGTTCGTTGTGGAGAGCACACGGGTGTTGAGGCGAGATGCCTTTTTGGTGCCGGAGATTGGCGGAGAGGATCTGGGGAGACCAGCCCATCGAGTGGTGTTGAA TCCTgggaagtatgaggatgCGTTGAACAAGTTGAGGTCTGGTGTGATGGAACACTGA
- the GNA1 gene encoding Glucosamine-phosphate N-acetyltransferase-like protein (EggNog:ENOG503P4F6; COG:M) yields MSTQDLFSADLLSPSVQAELPEGYKLRALRSEDYEHGFLDCLRVLTTVGDISRQEFDERYQWLAKQDGTYFILVIEDTNFNPPRVVGTGALIVERKFIHGLGKVGHIEDIAVAKDQQGKKLGLRIIQALDFIARETGCYKTILDCSEHNEGFYVKCGFKRAGLEMAHYHNK; encoded by the exons ATGAGCACCCAAGATCTTTTCTCGGCCGACCTCCTTTCTCCCAGTGTCCAGGCTGAGCTCCCAGAGGGTTACAAGCTCCGCGCGCTTCGGTCAGAAGACTACGAGCATGGCTTTCTCGACTGTCTTCGGGTCCTGACCACCGTGGGGGATATCTCCCGGCAGGAGTTTGACGAACGCTACCAGTGGCTGGCCAAGCAAGACGGCACTTACTTTATTCTCGTGATTGAAGATACCAACTTCAACCCACCCAGGGTCGTGGGTACCGGTGCGCTGATCGTGGAGCGCAAGTT CATTCACGGCCTTGGAAAGGTCGGACACATCGAAGACATCGCCGTTGCGAAAGACCAACAAGGGAAGAAACTGGGTCTTAGAATTATCCAGGCTCTCGACTTCATCGCCAGAGAGACGGGTTGCTACAAGACAATCTTGGACTGCAGCGAGCACAATGAGGGCTTCTACGTCAAGTGTGGATTTAAGAGAGCGGGGCTCGAGATGGCCCATTATCACAACAAATAA